The Pandoraea vervacti DNA window TTATCGGCACGTGGCGCCGAGAGTTGAGGATTGCGGTGGAATATTTCCAAGAGCCTTGGCAGCGGCAGACGCCCGCGATGTGTCATGTCGCATCATCTCGATGCGATCCGGTCCGACGCGACTCGATCCGCGTCGATGCTCGACAGTGCCGATGCCATAGTGAATAATCCGTCCATACCTGCCCCTTGGCACCGCATTGTGCGGTGAGCGCATACGGCGAATTTGGCGACTTCGACGTCGTATCGCGCTCACGCAATGTGCCAGGTGGCAACCCGTCGGGGGCTACGCAATCAGGCGTGACTTGAGAACACTATCAGGGGGCAGAGTACGGCAGCCCTAGATTTTGCCTGAATTCCGTAGGAATTCCTCTTACTGAGTGCAATCCGGGTGGCCAACTTGCCCGCAGGAGCCGTGATATGCGCATTCGCATGGGGCTGTTGCAAGTGCTGGTGGTGTGTGGAGTGGCCGTGGGGCCGGGGTTTGCGGCAATCTCGGCAGCGTTTGCCCTCGAAGTTTCATCGTCCGGCGCAGTGTCGACGCAAGGCAACAACACGTCGGCCCCTGCCGGACAATCGGCGCCTGACGCCGACGCGTCCGCCAGCGATCCGCGCGATGGCGTGGAGCTTCGCTTCATGGATCGTCCAATCGTGACGTTTCGCGCCGCGCTCGGCGGCGCGAGCCCCGAAGTGCGCGCCGCACGCGCCAAAGCGGTGCTCGACAGCCTGCCGGGCAGCGCCTTCGATGCGCCCGTGGACGTACTGCGTGCGTCGCTTGGCGGCGTCTCGGGCGTGGCGTTTCGGCTTCAGGATCGGATTCTCTTTGCCTTGACGGCCGACGATCTGGCGCAAGGCGATCCACGCACGCTCGACGTCGCGGTCGCCGACGTTCAAAAGCATCTGAAAATCGCTTTTGAGGCGCGTCGCGAGCAGCTTCATTTGCCGACCATTTTGCGCGGCATCGCGCTTGGGGCCCTCGGCGCCGTGGTGCTTGCCCTGCTGGTGATCGCCATTGGTCGTGCGCGATCGCGGCTGGAGTCCCGCTTGCAGACCGCATTCGAGAAGCGCGTCCTGCAACGCACGGCACGCACGTTCGACTGGACCGGGTCGGCCGTCCATCTGGTGCATCAGGTGGTGCAGATCGGCGCGGTCTGCATTTCGCTGGCCTTCGCCTACCTGTATCTGATCTTCGTGCTGATGCAGTTCCCGGCCAGTCAGCCGACGGCCGCCCGTTTGTCCGACTTCCTCTGGTCGCTCGTCGACCGCTTCGGCATCGGCGTGGCTGCCTCGATCCCGGGAATCCTGACGGTCATCGTCATTTTCCTGCTCACACGTGCGCTGCAAAGCCTGATCAATAACGTTTTCGATGCCGTACAGAGCGGACGCCTCGCCATTCCCGGCATGCATCCCGAGACCGCCGGCGCCACACGTCGTCTGGTGTCGGTCGTCGTCTGGGGGCTGGCGCTGACTTTTGCCTATCCCTACATGCCCGGCGCGCAGAGCGACGTCTTCAAGGGGCTGTCGGTGTTGCTGGGGCTGATGGTGACCTTGGGCTCCAGCGGTATCGTCAATCAGCTGATGAGTGGCATGGTGGTGATCTACAGCCGCGCGCTGAAAAAGGGCGATCTGGTGTCGATCGGCGAGGCGACGGGGGTGGTCGTGGGCGTGGATGCGCTATCGGTGAAGCTGGTGAATCTGGCGCAGGAGGAGTTGACGATTCCGAATGCGGTCGTGGTGGCGTCGACCGTGCGTAACTTCACGACGCAGGGACGGGGGCGTGGCGTCGCGATCAGCACGACGCTGACCATCGGCTACGACACGCCGTGGCGACAGGTGCACGCCATGCTGATCGAGGCGGCGGGCCAGACGCCGCAGGTCGCGGCAAATCCCGCGCCGTATGTGCTGCAAAGGGCGCTGTCGGACTTCTACGTCGAGTACGAAATTTTCGCTACCCTGCGAGACCCCTCCACACGATTCGCTGCGATCTCTGCGCTGCACGAGAGCATTCAGGACGTCTTCAACAAGTACGGCGTGCAGATCATGTCGCCGCACTTCGAAGAACAGCCGCATGCGCCGCTCACAATCCGCCCGGAACATTGGTATCCGGCGCCGGCGCGCGCACCCGAGGGCGTGGACGCGTCGCTCACGCCTGCTTCGACATCACAAGAACAAGGAGTCGGCCATGCCCGTGAAGCCCGCTAGGCCCGCCACGCCGTTGATACGAAAGGCCGGTTCGCCGGACGCCGGCGCGTGCGTCTTGTCAGCGCCCGCTGCACCGACGGCGGCGCCGGCGACCGTTGCCTCGCAGCCGAGCGTGCCGACGGTGCCGTTCGAAGCGCGCCTTGCGGCCGGACGCCAGTTGCGCGAAAAAACGCCACGCAGCAGCCATTCGCATCTCGGGAACACGGACCGGGATATCGTGGAATTGCTGCGCACGAGCAGCGAGGGCCGCGTGGCGGCGCTCGTGCCGCTGCGTTACGGGCGCATGCTGGCGTCGCCGTTCGCGTTCTACCGGGGGAGCGCCATCGTCCAGTCGCATGATCTGGCGGGCACCCCGAATTCCGGGCTCACGATGCAGATCTGCGGCGACTGCCATCTGGCGAACTTCGGCGGTTTCGCGACCCCAGAGCGCAAGCTCATCTTCGACCTGAACGATTTCGACGAAACGGCGCCGGGGCCGTGGGAGTGGGATCTGAAGCGCTTGTGCGCCAGTCTGGTGCTGGCCGCGAGGCAGTTTGGTTTCGGCGACACGCTTGGCGTGGAGATGGTGCGCGCTGCCGTCGACACGTATGCGCGACGTCTGGACGAGTATGCGCACATGCCGACCATCGAGCTGTGGCACGAGCAGATTACGTTCGAGCGCATGCTGGAGATGGCGGGTACCGAGCGCGTGCGTGAAGGTGTCAAGCGCGGTATTGCCCGCGCTGCCGGGCGCACCCATGAGAACGTGCTGCCGAAGTTCGCCCAGCAGATCGGCGATCACTGGCAGATTCGGGACACGCCGCCGACCGTGTTTCATGTGCATGGGGCCACGACCCTGTTTGGTCCCGAGGACGACTGGCTCGGCCTGGGGGACTGGCGCACGCTGTTCGCCCCCGTCTACAAGAGTTACACCAGTTCATTGCCCCCCGATCGTGCCCGTATGCTGGAGAGCTATACGCAGCAGGATCTGGCGTTCAAGGTCGTGGGTGTCGGCAGTGTCGGCACGCGTTGCCTTGTGCTGCTGATGATGGATACGCACGAACAACCGCTTTTTCTTCAGTTCAAGGAGGCGTCGAAATCGGTCGTCTCGCGGTTCTTCAAGAACGTGACGCCGAAGCACGACGGGCGTCGCGTGGTCGAGGGGCAGCGTCTGATGCAGGCGGCCTCGGACGCCTTCCTCGGCTGGGGTACCGGACCGTTCGGACGGAGTATCTATGGGCGCCAGTTGCGCGACATGAAAATCTCCGCCCAGTTCGAATTGTTCCGTGCCGATGGCTTTCGCGAGTACGCCAGCCTTTGCGGATGGGTACTCGCCCGCGCACATGCGAAGGCCGGCGGATGTGCGGCGGAACTGGTCGGCTACGTGGGCAAGGGCATTCGTCTGGGTGAGGCTCTCATCCATTACGCGACGGATTACGCCGATCAGGTCGAACGGGACTACGAGGTGTTCCGCAAGGCGTGCCGCGACGGACGCCTCGAGGCCCGGACCGATACCGACATGGCGGCCGATTTCATGGCGTGACGCCGTGTGACATCGCCCAACCGTCGCCCAGCCGTCGCGCAGTCGCGGCGCGACATGGCCGGACGTCTGATCCGGTCATGATCGATACCTTGATGCACCGAGTGCACCGAGAAAGAGGAGAGCGGGGAAGTATGCCGATGCATCGGTTGCGTGCGCGTATGGCGGTGGCGGTGAGTACAGCGGTGCGCTGGGTGTCGCGCACGCCTACGCTGATCGTCTGGAGCGGCGTGGGAATTTCCATACTGGTCATGGCGGTGGCCGTGGCGCTTCTCTACGAAGGGCGGCTACTGGTGCTGGCCCGGGCGGCGGACAACCAGCGCAATATCGCCGAAGTGATGGAGCGCGATCTCGAGCTCAATTTCCGTGTCTATGAAGCATCGCTCGACGCGGTAGTGAAGTTGCTGGCCCGCCCGGATGTCGACGCACTGACACCGGCGTTGCGCCGCGAACTGATCTTCGAGCGGGCAGGCGCGTCGCGCTATATCGGGTCGCTGGTGGTGCTCGATCCGAAGGGCAACATCGTCATCGACGCGGAGAGCGAGGTGCCGCGTCCTTTCAACTTCTCGGATCGCGATTACTTCCAGGTGCATCGCGATGACGCGCATGCCGGTCTTTTCGTCAGCGGCTTCCTGCATTCCCGCCTGCGCGATAACAAGCCGACCATGGTCTTGAGCCGACGCATCACGCGCCCGGACGGGGCCTTTGGCGGTGTGGTGTCGCTTGCCGTCGATACGGAGTACTTCCGCCATCTGTTCGATCACATCGAAGTCGGGCGGGAGGGCGTCATCCTGCTGCTGGGCAAAGACGGCGCCATTCTCATGCGCAAACCGTACGACGAGAGCGTGATCGGCCTCACGATGGCGCAAACCGGCCGTTACGAGGCGTTGCCCCCGGGGCGTGACGATCATCGCATCTATCCCATCCGCTTTCTCGGGCGCGATGGCCTGATGTCGCGCCGGTTCCTGAGCAACGTCCCGCTCACGCTGATCGTCGTGATGTCGAGCGAAGAGACGTTGGCGCCATGGCACAAGCGGGTGATCGAGTTCGGTGGCCTGTTCCTGTTGCTCAACATCGGGTTCGTTGCCACGTCGGCGCTGCTGGCGGCACAGTTGCGGCGGCGCTTGCGCGCGGAGCGCGAACTCAGCTTGCTGGCGCGCACCGACGGTCTCACGGGGCTGTCGAATCGCCGCTCGCTCGACAAGATCCTGGCCAATGAATGGCGGCGCATGCGGCGGGCGGGGCACTCGATGGCAGTGGCTTTCATCGATATCGACTGGTTCAAGCGCTATAACGATACCCACGGGCATCAGGCAGGCGACGCCGCGCTCGCCGCCGTGGCAGGCGCCATCGGGGCGGCGCTGCAACGGCCGTCGGACGCCGCCGGACGTTACGGCGGGGAGGAGTTCATCGCCGTGTTGCCGGACACCGACACGATTGGTGCACAACGGGTGGCCGAGGGGATTCGACTGGCCGTCGATCGGCTCAATCTTGCGCACGCGTCGAGCGATTTTGGGCACGTCACGGTGAGTGTCGGCGTGGCATGCCGCAAGCCGCGTGCGGGAGAGACGGTCGACGCGCTCGTCAAGGCCGCAGACGACGCGCTTTACCGCGCCAAGGCGACTGGCCGCAACCGGGTCATCGTGGCGTCGGAGGACGACGCGCCGCATGCGGAGCACGCCGCACATCGACCGCCCACACCCCCTACGCCACCGGTCTGACGCCGGGGCGCCGATCCTGCGCAGCACAGCATGGCGTAGGAATCGTCTGGTTTGTTCTTCATCCGCCGGGACCGCGACAGCATTGCGGTCCCTTTTTCTTGTTGGTCTCAATCCTCCATCGTCACCTCAAGTATGTTGGATAACCCATTGATATAGCGTGAGATCGTGGTTTCCCGATTTAGGGGTGGAGCGGGACAAGCGTGTTTGACAGCGCCCGCCTACACATC harbors:
- a CDS encoding mechanosensitive ion channel family protein, with the protein product MRIRMGLLQVLVVCGVAVGPGFAAISAAFALEVSSSGAVSTQGNNTSAPAGQSAPDADASASDPRDGVELRFMDRPIVTFRAALGGASPEVRAARAKAVLDSLPGSAFDAPVDVLRASLGGVSGVAFRLQDRILFALTADDLAQGDPRTLDVAVADVQKHLKIAFEARREQLHLPTILRGIALGALGAVVLALLVIAIGRARSRLESRLQTAFEKRVLQRTARTFDWTGSAVHLVHQVVQIGAVCISLAFAYLYLIFVLMQFPASQPTAARLSDFLWSLVDRFGIGVAASIPGILTVIVIFLLTRALQSLINNVFDAVQSGRLAIPGMHPETAGATRRLVSVVVWGLALTFAYPYMPGAQSDVFKGLSVLLGLMVTLGSSGIVNQLMSGMVVIYSRALKKGDLVSIGEATGVVVGVDALSVKLVNLAQEELTIPNAVVVASTVRNFTTQGRGRGVAISTTLTIGYDTPWRQVHAMLIEAAGQTPQVAANPAPYVLQRALSDFYVEYEIFATLRDPSTRFAAISALHESIQDVFNKYGVQIMSPHFEEQPHAPLTIRPEHWYPAPARAPEGVDASLTPASTSQEQGVGHAREAR
- a CDS encoding DUF2252 domain-containing protein codes for the protein MPTVPFEARLAAGRQLREKTPRSSHSHLGNTDRDIVELLRTSSEGRVAALVPLRYGRMLASPFAFYRGSAIVQSHDLAGTPNSGLTMQICGDCHLANFGGFATPERKLIFDLNDFDETAPGPWEWDLKRLCASLVLAARQFGFGDTLGVEMVRAAVDTYARRLDEYAHMPTIELWHEQITFERMLEMAGTERVREGVKRGIARAAGRTHENVLPKFAQQIGDHWQIRDTPPTVFHVHGATTLFGPEDDWLGLGDWRTLFAPVYKSYTSSLPPDRARMLESYTQQDLAFKVVGVGSVGTRCLVLLMMDTHEQPLFLQFKEASKSVVSRFFKNVTPKHDGRRVVEGQRLMQAASDAFLGWGTGPFGRSIYGRQLRDMKISAQFELFRADGFREYASLCGWVLARAHAKAGGCAAELVGYVGKGIRLGEALIHYATDYADQVERDYEVFRKACRDGRLEARTDTDMAADFMA
- a CDS encoding diguanylate cyclase, which translates into the protein MPMHRLRARMAVAVSTAVRWVSRTPTLIVWSGVGISILVMAVAVALLYEGRLLVLARAADNQRNIAEVMERDLELNFRVYEASLDAVVKLLARPDVDALTPALRRELIFERAGASRYIGSLVVLDPKGNIVIDAESEVPRPFNFSDRDYFQVHRDDAHAGLFVSGFLHSRLRDNKPTMVLSRRITRPDGAFGGVVSLAVDTEYFRHLFDHIEVGREGVILLLGKDGAILMRKPYDESVIGLTMAQTGRYEALPPGRDDHRIYPIRFLGRDGLMSRRFLSNVPLTLIVVMSSEETLAPWHKRVIEFGGLFLLLNIGFVATSALLAAQLRRRLRAERELSLLARTDGLTGLSNRRSLDKILANEWRRMRRAGHSMAVAFIDIDWFKRYNDTHGHQAGDAALAAVAGAIGAALQRPSDAAGRYGGEEFIAVLPDTDTIGAQRVAEGIRLAVDRLNLAHASSDFGHVTVSVGVACRKPRAGETVDALVKAADDALYRAKATGRNRVIVASEDDAPHAEHAAHRPPTPPTPPV